From one Streptomyces sp. ICC1 genomic stretch:
- a CDS encoding response regulator transcription factor, whose amino-acid sequence MGTAGKISVFLLDDHEVVRRGVYELLTSEDDIEVVGEAATAADALVRIPATRPDVAVLDVRLPDGSGVEVCREVRSQNEDIKCLMLTSFADDEALFDAIMAGASGYVLKAIRGNELLKAVRDVAAGKSLLDPVATARVLERLRGGKSGKGDDRLSNLTEQERKILDLIGEGLTNRMIGERLHLAEKTIKNYVSSLLSKLRMERRSQAAAYVARIQAEKRT is encoded by the coding sequence GTGGGCACAGCTGGAAAAATCTCCGTATTCCTCCTGGATGACCATGAAGTGGTCCGGCGAGGTGTCTATGAGCTGCTCACCAGTGAAGACGACATCGAGGTCGTGGGTGAGGCGGCTACGGCTGCTGACGCGCTCGTGCGGATCCCGGCGACGCGGCCCGATGTGGCGGTGCTGGACGTGCGCCTGCCGGACGGCAGCGGCGTGGAGGTGTGCCGCGAGGTGCGCTCCCAGAACGAGGACATCAAGTGTCTGATGCTGACCTCGTTCGCCGACGACGAGGCGCTGTTCGACGCGATCATGGCGGGCGCCTCGGGTTACGTACTGAAGGCGATCCGCGGCAATGAGCTGCTCAAGGCCGTACGGGACGTGGCGGCCGGCAAGTCGCTGCTTGATCCCGTGGCCACCGCGCGGGTGCTGGAGCGGCTGCGCGGAGGCAAGAGCGGCAAAGGCGACGACCGCCTGTCCAACCTCACCGAGCAGGAGCGGAAGATCCTCGACCTGATCGGCGAGGGGCTGACGAACCGCATGATCGGCGAGCGGCTCCACCTGGCGGAGAAGACCATCAAGAACTACGTCTCCAGCCTGCTCTCCAAGCTGCGCATGGAGCGTCGCTCCCAGGCCGCCGCCTACGTGGCACGAATCCAGGCGGAGAAGCGAACCTGA